Proteins from a single region of Sediminitomix flava:
- a CDS encoding polysaccharide lyase 6 family protein, giving the protein MSKNFIKILLCGAFLLGINFSVSAETYKVSSVEDYNTAVGKLAAGDTLMLANGVWTDAQLIFKANGTAEKPVVLCAETKGKVTLEGKSDLRLVGNYLVVDGLVFKNGSASKKAVIRFSKDKEQVANYSRVTNCVISYYNKEEKLDKDHWVELYGRYNRLDHNLFEGKSNVGPVVVVILKEENSRNNHHSIDNNHFKDRITTGSNGGETIRIGTSFTSLEASRTVVRQNYFERCNGEVEVVSNKSCENKFLYNTFFECEGSLVLRHGHNNWVEGNYFIGNNVEYTGGVRVINEGQTVVNNYFEGITGRRFRAALAVMNGIPNSPANRYMQVLRSTISQNTFIDCDHIELGVGSDEERTLPPSETVLSNNLFLHSSRSDIFGINDDVSGIQFSGNVIGENIKAFQEEGFTKKNVALSVDKDGIKYPSEVLESTAVWVDARSYQDQRQSERTSNEVGAVSASNIEKAKVWATLETAGVKWWTSEKNEEATVHTVKSSGALYKALATAKSGDVLKITATKLRLKKPLIIDKDITIQAANSKVLIEQYATTAFEVTEGVKLELKGLKLVGKSKAKYAVQTLATDLPSYLTVTDCEFSDYLNAESIIFNGGKMSMIAEFKLQNSVIKNINGHGIYMHAELDDKGRYNVERLKMKNVLFTEIKGIAVDVYRGGMDESTMGPVIAMDRCSFINTGSKETPAVTLHGLQGFKVNCSVWHGEGDFVVKVTSGGPVGKIEDCNFSAGAELNLDPAFTEVNLTNNELKFHSETLELDKTQDGRPLGYSMELAKGDF; this is encoded by the coding sequence ATGAGTAAGAATTTCATAAAGATATTGCTTTGTGGGGCATTCCTGTTGGGTATAAACTTTAGTGTATCGGCAGAAACTTACAAGGTGAGTTCAGTTGAGGATTATAATACAGCAGTAGGCAAATTGGCAGCAGGAGATACTCTTATGCTGGCAAATGGTGTGTGGACAGATGCTCAACTGATTTTTAAAGCAAATGGTACAGCCGAGAAGCCAGTTGTACTTTGTGCAGAAACAAAAGGAAAAGTTACACTAGAAGGGAAATCAGATTTAAGACTGGTAGGGAATTATTTGGTGGTAGATGGTTTGGTGTTTAAAAACGGATCGGCTTCCAAAAAAGCTGTAATTCGTTTTAGCAAAGACAAAGAACAAGTAGCAAATTATAGCCGAGTGACAAATTGCGTTATCTCTTATTATAACAAAGAGGAAAAGCTAGACAAAGATCATTGGGTAGAACTTTACGGAAGATATAACCGACTAGACCATAACCTATTTGAAGGAAAATCAAATGTTGGTCCTGTGGTAGTTGTCATCTTAAAAGAAGAGAACAGTAGAAACAACCACCATAGTATCGATAATAATCATTTTAAAGACAGAATTACAACAGGTTCAAACGGGGGCGAGACAATAAGAATTGGAACAAGTTTCACTTCACTTGAAGCTTCAAGAACAGTAGTTCGTCAAAATTACTTTGAACGTTGTAATGGCGAAGTAGAGGTAGTTTCTAACAAGTCTTGTGAAAACAAATTCCTTTACAATACTTTCTTTGAGTGTGAAGGTTCTTTGGTATTGAGACACGGACATAACAACTGGGTAGAAGGCAATTATTTCATTGGGAATAATGTAGAATATACTGGTGGTGTAAGAGTAATTAATGAAGGACAAACTGTCGTTAATAATTACTTTGAGGGTATCACAGGACGTAGATTTAGAGCTGCTTTGGCTGTAATGAACGGAATCCCGAATTCTCCAGCCAATCGTTACATGCAAGTATTGAGATCGACAATTTCTCAGAATACTTTCATTGACTGCGATCACATTGAATTGGGTGTGGGTTCAGATGAAGAAAGAACATTACCTCCTTCTGAAACGGTATTGAGTAACAACTTATTCTTGCATTCTTCGAGATCAGATATTTTCGGAATCAATGATGATGTAAGTGGTATTCAGTTCAGTGGAAATGTAATTGGTGAAAACATTAAGGCATTCCAAGAAGAAGGATTTACAAAGAAAAATGTTGCTCTTTCGGTGGATAAAGATGGAATCAAATATCCATCAGAAGTATTGGAAAGCACAGCAGTTTGGGTAGATGCAAGAAGTTATCAAGACCAACGTCAGTCAGAAAGAACTTCCAATGAAGTAGGTGCTGTTAGTGCATCAAATATTGAGAAGGCAAAGGTTTGGGCTACATTGGAAACTGCAGGAGTGAAATGGTGGACTTCTGAAAAAAATGAAGAAGCAACAGTTCATACGGTAAAATCATCGGGAGCTTTATATAAAGCATTGGCTACGGCTAAATCTGGTGATGTGTTGAAGATTACAGCAACCAAACTAAGATTGAAAAAGCCTTTAATCATAGACAAAGATATTACCATTCAAGCAGCGAATTCAAAAGTGTTGATCGAGCAATATGCGACTACTGCTTTTGAAGTAACAGAAGGAGTAAAGCTAGAATTGAAAGGATTGAAATTGGTAGGAAAGTCAAAAGCGAAATATGCGGTTCAGACTTTGGCTACAGACTTACCTAGTTATTTGACGGTGACAGACTGTGAGTTTTCTGATTATCTGAATGCTGAATCTATCATTTTTAACGGTGGGAAAATGTCTATGATTGCTGAATTCAAATTACAGAATTCAGTCATCAAAAATATCAATGGACATGGTATTTATATGCATGCTGAGTTGGATGATAAAGGACGTTACAATGTGGAGCGTTTGAAGATGAAGAATGTACTTTTCACAGAAATCAAAGGTATTGCAGTAGATGTCTACAGAGGTGGAATGGATGAAAGTACAATGGGACCAGTAATCGCAATGGATCGTTGTTCATTTATCAATACAGGTTCAAAAGAAACACCAGCAGTAACTCTTCACGGATTACAAGGTTTTAAGGTGAACTGTTCGGTATGGCATGGCGAAGGTGATTTTGTAGTGAAAGTAACGTCTGGAGGACCTGTAGGGAAGATTGAAGACTGTAATTTTTCAGCAGGAGCAGAGTTGAACCTTGATCCAGCTTTCACAGAAGTAAATCTGACAAATAACGAACTGAAGTTTCACTCAGAAACTTTAGAGCTTGATAAAACACAAGACGGCAGACCTTTGGGCTATTCTATGGAATTAGCAAAAGGTGATTTCTAA
- a CDS encoding RagB/SusD family nutrient uptake outer membrane protein, with protein sequence MKKTYIYLLCSMLGTFGMTSCEEQLDLTPYSTIGENNFFENEDEIEAAVVGTYSALQDLTNIAWTMEGVVDDNSSPGSEGSYGDLDKFTNDPSTSFMNDYWGLSYSVISRANMVLANVDLIEDEAKRNALKAEVLFLRSYAYHNLVQLFGNVPLVTNVIAFDDYSFFDNVAASDIYEQIKVDLLFATENLPSSYGGDAEGRATKWAAKGIYAKVLLSSGDKSGAMQQLKDIIDSGEFSLMDDYASIFSSEMNQEVIFSTRYDAGNGEHQTFSYTFSSKGVFGGVKVTSEFLNIHEDGDLRAAASMAEDNGKVIINKYNSVGSIEQSGVDFVILRYADVLLLYAELANQATALDPMAIQYVNDIRDRAGLAALTFESQTQLDAAIALERRIELAFENHRWFDLLRYGNAIEVMKEHLAAEGIDSPISAHNLLFPIPQVQITLSRGQLVQNPGYTN encoded by the coding sequence ATGAAAAAGACATATATATATCTATTATGCTCCATGTTGGGTACTTTCGGGATGACTTCTTGTGAAGAGCAACTTGATCTTACACCATACAGTACAATTGGAGAAAATAACTTCTTCGAAAACGAAGATGAGATTGAAGCTGCAGTAGTAGGTACTTACAGTGCACTACAAGATTTGACAAATATTGCATGGACAATGGAAGGTGTGGTAGATGATAACTCATCTCCGGGTTCAGAAGGTAGTTATGGAGACTTGGATAAGTTTACAAATGATCCTTCTACATCATTCATGAATGACTATTGGGGGCTTTCATATTCAGTGATCTCTAGAGCAAATATGGTGTTAGCGAATGTAGATCTGATTGAAGATGAAGCAAAGCGCAATGCGTTGAAAGCTGAAGTATTGTTCCTACGTTCTTATGCTTATCATAACTTGGTACAACTTTTTGGTAATGTGCCTTTAGTAACTAATGTAATTGCATTTGACGACTATAGTTTCTTTGACAATGTAGCTGCATCAGATATCTACGAACAAATCAAAGTAGATTTACTTTTTGCTACTGAAAACTTACCATCGTCTTATGGTGGTGATGCTGAAGGTAGAGCAACAAAGTGGGCTGCAAAAGGAATCTATGCTAAAGTGCTTCTTTCTTCAGGAGATAAGTCAGGAGCTATGCAACAATTGAAAGACATCATCGATAGTGGTGAGTTTAGTCTTATGGATGATTATGCATCAATTTTCTCTTCAGAAATGAATCAGGAAGTGATCTTCTCGACGCGTTATGATGCAGGAAATGGTGAGCACCAGACTTTCTCTTATACTTTTAGTTCAAAAGGTGTATTTGGAGGAGTAAAAGTAACAAGCGAATTCCTTAACATTCATGAAGATGGAGACCTTAGAGCAGCAGCTTCTATGGCTGAAGATAACGGTAAAGTAATTATCAATAAGTATAATTCAGTAGGTTCTATTGAGCAATCAGGAGTTGATTTTGTAATCCTTCGTTATGCAGATGTACTATTGTTGTATGCTGAGTTGGCAAACCAAGCTACAGCTTTAGACCCAATGGCTATCCAGTATGTAAATGATATTCGTGATAGAGCAGGACTTGCAGCACTTACGTTTGAATCTCAAACACAGTTAGATGCAGCAATTGCTTTGGAAAGAAGAATTGAGTTGGCATTCGAGAACCATAGATGGTTTGATTTACTTCGTTATGGAAACGCAATTGAAGTGATGAAAGAACATTTGGCTGCAGAAGGAATTGATTCACCGATTTCTGCACACAACTTGTTGTTCCCAATTCCTCAAGTTCAGATTACTTTGAGTAGAGGACAGTTGGTACAAAACCCAGGGTACACAAATTAA